The window AATTGAACTTTTCCTTAGGTTGATTGTCAGGTTTTTCTAGCTTAATAACAAAATTTGACGGTGAACTTGTAGAATTTGTGTTCCATGAAACTTATTCAATTTGTCTTCAATGAAACTTAATTCTTCTTTGCTGGTTGAGCGCTGGATATAGTGtttcatttcattattttgtTATTATGTTCCTTGTATTGATTTCTTGTATCTTGCCTGCTCGGTTGTGTTAGGGTCTCTCACATTCTTAGATATAGAGAAAAAGGGTGGTTACATCAGTTATCATATGGTACCTTTTCATTATTTTACGTGTATGCCTCATTTTGATATCTCTAACTAATTTTATCTCATGCATTGCGGATACTTGACTGTTGCATATGTTTGTTTCTCTCCTTGTGCTCAAAATAGAACAGTGTATAAGGGATATTGCAGTAGGTAGGTTCACAGTCGCTTAAACTGTCCATGGTATACTATCTGTATGTGTGTACTTTATTCAATTGATAGAATCTCGTTGGAAATGCAAACAGAAAGTTATTGGGGGCCATTCCTAAGCTTCTACAGAAGAAAAAGATCAATAGGTGAAAGTGATGCAAAGTGCTCCTACTGAAGTTAGAAATCTGGTAACTCTGTGTGTTGAAGTTATGAAGAAAAGTATTTCATTTTCGGATCACTAGGAGGATGGGGTAAATATCCTGTTTCTATGACAGAAACGGGTTCAGCTGAGAACGTTAAGACTAGCTCTGATGTTGCTGTTTGTGGTTGCTGCTGTTTACCTGCTCTCCAGTTATGTTAGGCAATGTGTGGTAGCAGTTATTGAGCGAGTTGGATGAGTAGATGCTACACTGGACTCTGGAGGGTGTCATCGTTTTGGACGTGGGATTTCAAAGATGATAACTTGATGATTAGTACTGTATCCAACACACTTTGCTTTAGCTTTTAGAAGTGGAAATGCAAGGTCTCGTCGAATTCGAGTAGTTTTAGCTATATGCAGGCAAATCACACTAACATTTTCTAGAATCAGGCGTATATGCATTCGAAGAGTTTGAAGGTTTGGAGACAATTTGACATCCATATGGAGAATAGAAGTGCAAGATATTTTGTGTTTAGCTTTTTAGTTTCTATTTTTGGCCCTATTTATTCCTCTCGAACAATTTTTAATAATGTAAAGATCAAGGAACCAGCCAACCACTATGATCCACTAGGAAACATCACCTTATGCATCTGTTTCTTGCGAAgttccaatttccaacatcaccAGTTCACTTTCTTTTGATAATACAAATGGTGTAACAACTGTACATATTGAAATGCCCTTTGCTGAATATACAAATTGATGTCTAATTTTGGACAGATAGCAAATTGCAGTTTATGAACAAGAAGAGGCAGTCCTCAGTTTTTCCTGGCAACATATTATACGAAGGTTTTGATCATTTCTCTCACTTCTTCAATTACAAGCCATGCTTTGTGCCCTCCAATCACCTCTGCTCTCATCTCCCCATCTTTCCACAACTGCAATCAAAATGAAACAAGTTGATAGCTTTATTTTTCAATCaggttttttttttcatttcgaAATGATGAGGAATCCAGACTTCTGCTTACCTGAATTGTTGGCATTTTCTGAAGACCATAAAACAAGAATCAAATTAGCTGGCAAACCAAGAACATGAACAAAGAGGCAGCAAAAATACTAGAGATTTGCCAAGAACAATACTTACTGAGACGTTTCCGCGCTTCACTAAAGATTGTGGTACCTTATTCACATCCACGTAGTAGAATTTGAGTCTacgaaaaagaggaagaaggagaTATCAAATATCTAAAACCACGCCAAGGGAGAGAGCAAGACAGACATGTTTTCATTTGACCAAATGAGACTTGGAATGTTAAAAATATGCTCAATGTCAACAACAATATTAGCCATCTTCGTTTGGAATCATATATCTCGTGGTAATAAAAATGTATTGTTCGGGGGTATATCAGGTTCAGTCTTCAGTTTATATTTCGTCGACCAATCCTTCGTAAGAATACATAACCATAGCATTCAAAGATCATTGAACTTCTGCAACTATACGGGTAGTTATTGAGTAAATAATTTACTGAGTTATTGTCACTCTCGTCTGAGGTAGGGAGCTGTTCAACTTTTGGGGAAAGCATAATGATTTAGCGGTGCGGAGCTACATAACTCGACCTGAAGAGTTGGATCCATTCGTCGCAAAATCGTACTGTGCAAATAGGGTAGAACAAACTTCTTTTGTATGTATATAAATTATTGAATTCCCTTGACGTAAGGGAGGCTTCTACTGTAGCGGCAAAGATTACTCAAAATTTGCTTTTAGGCCGTCTGTTGATACATTATTTTAGTGGTTAAACAAAAGCCATATTTGGATCAATGTAAAGTTAACCATTTTTAAAATCTCACTTATATACATCGGTGAGTTTACAATTGAGACTGAAATCTAATcataaaaataaagaaagcaataaaagaaagagCTATCAACTATTCAAAAGATTGTTAATTTATGAAGACATGAAAGAGAAGTTGAAAAGGGCTTACTTGGTATCAAACTCAGCTGCAAGTTTCTCCAATTTTGGCTTCAAATAAATGCATTTCCGGCACCAAGCAGCCATCCTATCAACCATTTGCTATAAACAAATCAATCTAACTACAAATCTATGaatttgtttctttcttttttctttacaaaaaTGCAGAACATGAAGTAAAAAAAAAGAAATCCATACAATTATCacttatataaaaaaataaccaAATGGTGTTCGGAATTTGAAATTACGACGTAAAAAGACTCTTAAACTTCGAATTCGAGACCGCTAGTAAAAAGGAAAAATTTACCATTTAACCACATTCTTTTTTCTAATCACAAAGAAGGAAAGAGAAGGATTTTACCAATCAATGATGATGGGTTGTGAAAGCTCATTAGCAGAGGCTAAAATCTGGTCAAGTTGTTCACTATTCTCAATGGGTTGCATCTCCACTGTACTGGGTCTTGACATGTCTAGCCAGGAGGCATGCATTCTCCACTCTTTCTTTATTGTTTTCCTCCAATCACCTCTTCTTTTATCTACAAAACAAAATTCATATGATTTTAGCAGATTCAAACTCCCACCGTTGTTCCTAACCTGATGATGCTGCTCTCTATGGTGGATTTCTCTATacagaatttggaaatttggtgCTAAAATTGACATCTTTTAGCAGTTGTTTGAACAAGCAAGAACAGTCGGTTTAATGAAGGATAAGATATTTGAGtcaatgagtttttttttttttcttttttcatttactagtagatattttttttattcttaatttatttcttaAAGAAAACGCTTATCCACTTATCCTTCCATTGAGATGGAATTTTCTTCAAGGAAAAGGACCATTTGGGCTTTGGACCCACTTGTAGTAGAGTGGCTTTTCCTTGACCCTTTGGCCATTTGGAAACCTTTATCTTATGAACTTTCCTTCTTTGACAAATGAAATGTATGTTTTTTTCCTCGGGAAATGAAATATATACTTCCCCAAAATTGTAGCAAGAGATCATAGTTTTAACTGCATTTATGACAAATCTCAATGATATTCTCAATATTATTGTTCAATTGGACATTTTCTACAGTATAATTAATTGATTATGTAAAAATGAAGAAGTAAAATTTTGTATTGGACCGATGCTCGATAAGGTTTTTGAATCAAAATTctgaaaaataattaatgaatCATCTTAGCACAGCTACTATGTCCAGGACTCCATTCCCATTTGAATACTTGAATCAGAGCACTTCTTCTTTATTGTGCATCTATTCGTAAAGTCAGTTTGTGTCACCACCCCAAATCCATTGGTTGTGATAACACCTAacacaacccgctaggtaagtcaactagtaactatctaattccaatgatattaacaagacaattaaacgAAATAATttactgaatcttatacatttttcaaggactggtgtacaaatcatgagcttctaagaatagaattcacaaagctgaaatgaaataaatatatcgtctgtttgaaaagtacattaacagagttttatagatctaaggctaccacgaacaagaggcaactacaaccgggacacaggtacatcttcaatccatctCTCATCGattacagcaacatcaacagccaacatctgcacgcaagatgcagaagtgtagtatgagtacaactgactccatgtattcagtaagtaacaaacctaaccttaggttgaaagtagtgatgagctaacacaaaggtcgggtccaacaccaatattccataacagttcataacagcatagtacaagtactaaacgaggtatctcagaaataaaatgctcagttcgttcacagttcccgAAAAATAGGTATGCTTTCCAAGTATctaagtgaaaacccaaatcttttaccgaaaatgccaaaatacgagtaagtttgaaaactgtgattttcctacaaatcctttcaacaaatagtaagatgtttcattttcaaatagcatgaggaaagtacttctctatgcctacatgtcaagatacaggtaaaatcataaatgtccccaaaactaggTAGTAGAAggaatgcacctctatgcatgtatctcaggtacgcatgtcaaatgcaatgcatctcgatgatgagctcatgtactcacattctcagagtactcaatctcactgtctcgcattctctctcactatgctcaggacactcaatcactcagcattgtataatacctattgcggcgtgcagcccgatccacatatatatagtcgactgcgctcactcggggtgtgcagactccagaggggctcttttagcccaagcgctatatcgctgcggtgtgcagcccgatcccataaaatgtaatcaatatatcgatgcggcgtgcagtccgatcctataaaatataatcaatatagcatgctgcggcgtgcaacccgatcccaaaatatcactctcactcaggccctcgacctcactcagtcatcaatctctccagtcttactCACaagctcacaatatcatgaaactagtccgacaacaatgatataatgtatcaatatataataactgagactgagatatgatatgaatgtatGGATATGagtgagtacgaaatatcaatgaaatcaatgagatgacagtaagaaacgacactatgggtccaaacagtgtcggcataatgcctaaacatgatatctagcatgattgacagctgaactactttatcacatggtggaaacacgaatatcaacaaagtaggaccactatacagtgtcatagaagcaacagagtcccaattcaaatggtgcacacccacacgcccgtcacctagcatgagcgtcacctcaacaccaatcacataacacgtattacggggtttcatacccttagtactaagtttagaagagttacttacctcgaacgagctaataccaatgccgagcaagctaagcgatgctccaaaaatgccatctagcacgtagcgacctccgaatgactcaaaactagccaaaagcaactcaaatacatcaaataaagaccaaggaaacaattccaaatgaaaaaggtcgaatctttaatcaaaagcctaaAATTGGCCAAAACGTCCAACCCGGAcacgcacctcggaacccgacaaaactcataaaatccgacaacccactcaattacgagtccaaccatactagtttcactcaaatccgactctgaatcgatattcaaaactcaaaaattcgttttatgaaactttaggctaaaacccccaatttctctttaaaattcatcaacccaTTGCCAAAAATGATGATAGATTCGTagaataagatcaaaaccaagtatagaatacttaccccaacccttgtgatgaaattttctttaaaactcgcctcaatccgagtcccacatctcaaaatatgaagaaagaaccaaaaccccgatttatagcttctgccagcattttcgcacctgcggcacattagccgcttctgcggcatcgctTCTGCGACATAACCTCCACTTCTGCGAAATCAGCTGAGGACTCGACCCTCGCACCAGCGGACAacatatccgcttctgcgacatcgcaggtgcgagccaccatccgcacctgcgaaatacctcgctcctgcgctccatcacctcgtacctgcgcatccgcatatgcgtcaaaatctccgcttctgcggtcttcctcacccagcactCACCTCGCCTCTGTGACACTTCTGTCGCTTCTACGgctatcgcacctgcgcaaaccagccgcaggtgcgatcacaccagaaccaacaacttagcaaaagtccaaaaatgaaataaaatgatctgaatctcgtccgaaactcacccgatcccctcgggaccccgtccaaatatgccaacaagttctataacacaatacggacctactcgaggcctcaaaacacacataactacatcaaaacgacgaatcacaactcaaatcgaatctataaactttgaactttttaacttcaataactcgtgccgaaacatagcaaatcaacccggaatgaacccaaattttgcacacaagtcccaaatgacataacaaagctattccaatttccggaaccaCAAGTTGACTTTGATATcttcaaagtcaacttccggtcaaacttttgaactttcctaACCTTCAAGTTTCCATTTTTTGCCAATTTGAGCCGAAACTttatagaaacatccaaatgaaaATCCAAGCAtacacccgagtccaaaatcaccatccggacctaacagaaccatcataaCATCATTCCGGGGTCAacttcacaaaaagtcaaactttttcaacttaaagcttcaataatgaaattcattcttccaaaccgatttcgaataacctgaaacccAAAACCggcgattcacataagtcataatacatcatacggagctacacATGCCCGTAaaataccgagcgaagtgcaaatgctcaaaacgactgattgggtcgttacattctcccccacttaaacatacgttcatcctcgaatgtgccaagagttgttcccaaaaccctcaaaccgacatataaccttaccatgcacatacccgggggtgatcccacgtcaccctatcccatataggtccgataacacaacataactgaaatttctcaattcaacctagcccacaagccttagaatccaatttccaacatccgaaatttcttataagatctgaatctcatatcctacataccgtataagtctgaacaagttgtaccaaaccGCAACCATAATCCAAGCTGCTCAAAACAGCCCAattccggtaataaacctcatatctaACAAAACCTCACTCTAAAAAAATGAAAGaacacgtagaaactcataaccattcatcaaatcaacaagccatggagctccctcttcttcaacaagaactatagccaattcctaagacgacttccgatattatccttccaaatataccacaatcaaatccgatagcacccatcctagatccgacgacttcatcttatagaataccaactactctactgacacgcaacaccaatactacccagagccacaaaccgtgcaatccatgcaccaataagcaacaatccaaatgtactcaatcacgaaaatgactcaatcaagagaaccgtcccgcaagctcaacgggtaccaccccaacgcaatgctaagaacctatcacacactgtagaaccaaaacacacgaatctaacacaagggatcatatctcaacataactcccctgcaatgcgtgaccccatccaaacactgatccatatgaaataccttagtcatcatgctcaaaatcaataaccacgcgcaatccgacatcaagtactcaaaatgcattaccataaccacggagaagcagatgacataatgccacacaaaacccgaaagaacataacccatacaccatcaaccatgcaatacccaattactcatctcgctcaaatttcgctatcaagcccaaatagaaccgcaccaggtgtgcttataCCAACGGATCACAACTGTTCgcagcatagaagagtaactcacagatcatttcagaacacgaataagttcaacaacaatcgaatggtacatccctcaacaatagcagtatggagctaaCCAATCctgctcggtgtagaatacacttcctaattgggcctaccaatggacccccaaatcaactccggacaCCCACAATTAGATAAATAACCAtctgaaagcccacaatgactgaatcataacacatactatcatctggctagcttcggccatgacttcacagttcACACCCATGAAACAATCCgctcatgagaactcccagtctccataTCCATAgcacacatgaatcaccatatatGATCCCAaatccaccgccagaatgtctaatacatcatacacaatcatctcaatagaaatacttctaaaattcttccgtaccacatagcaaaatttgaatatcaacagtcgatcaaccaggagagtgccgcagtaccagtgaagtgtccgtaaatcaaaacacattgccccttctgaaatttATACTCTCATCAATCCATACCAAAcaataatatcatttacctagtcatctgaaaccgtccatgctgcctacgaattttatgaccttcccttcaaaattgaactgAGATCTTGCTCACGTAAATCTCAATGCCACgcaacacaccgcatataccatgccatcatatgaaaaatatgagaacttcatagtccactccgagtcacaagcaactacatactcaattatccaaggaccttccatttgatttcatccaaGAGAAATTCACTATACCACATGCTCAtcacgccagtaggaaatatactcctcgaaccgtggtaaaaaccattgagaactcttcaaagcccatttgcacataaccaagctatccgAACCaactctctctaactcaacccaaccACGCAGGTCGCctaaacccaagagcattgccacaaaacacctgtagagactatccaagtcataagtacccaaagaatcgattatatccattactgtgctgatccaacctactaccaagctatcctatttctccaagtcctttccaaattgccttcaaattgatacttctccttgctagaacaccatgatccttaaccagaattcaccacacaagagatcctagtataaaaccacaatgccctaaggcccataagccgtcgACTTCCCTTtaaagcaccccaaagcaccacaaccgagacacccactctaaagagaccttatgtgaacctaaaactatttccttcaccttattaatactgaaatgcatagtccataatgatataaaaatgtcacaagtctcgacaccgtctaatgtaactctcagtttctagccatatacaaatcttgaaaattccaaattgctatatttaaatcttgaatccattagaaccattctcgagagtcatccactcttctcaaatctcaattaaaccaaccaaacagaccgaacgacctgtgccccattagcacaccaacacccaagggagtaacccacactcctaagcaaccgagcaattcctactccatgcacactacatccttcacgactaaccactcaatcattccatgattcccatatacccatagagtgtaatgcAACCCATATCTAGAAAtccctttactcgagtcatcctcaacctcaacccctgcagtcataACAGATTCACTAGTATACCTCTaatcgaaaccaatacaacacataatcgtgcaatcagctcgtcgatagcagactcccccacttggatcaaagccatagaaaaaaatacacaataactcacaatgcccatactatATTACCTCCATAATACCGCGGTGAGATTCGACTAAATCCTTCATCAGCTCATacaacacaaaccatctagtacctcaagtcatctgcaaatctcgcatttatCCTCGGgatggttaagccaacttccacaagcggtccaaactcaaattgcaacacatataattCGTTGGTAAAGGAGAACTTTTGACAAAAACAACATAGGGACCGCACAACCTCAAGACACCCAATAGAGGTAACCTACCTGCTTTACCTCAAGCTGACATTTCTCTATACTCTTCCACAGTTATAACtattatgcaatcacttaatcttcctgagtctgaactcataacacgacatgaaaatc is drawn from Nicotiana tomentosiformis chromosome 12, ASM39032v3, whole genome shotgun sequence and contains these coding sequences:
- the LOC104106181 gene encoding thioredoxin-like 3-1, chloroplastic, producing the protein MSILAPNFQILYREIHHREQHHQVRNNGGSLNLLKSYEFCFVDKRRGDWRKTIKKEWRMHASWLDMSRPSTVEMQPIENSEQLDQILASANELSQPIIIDWMAAWCRKCIYLKPKLEKLAAEFDTKLKFYYVDVNKVPQSLVKRGNVSKMPTIQLWKDGEMRAEVIGGHKAWLVIEEVREMIKTFV